From Candidatus Neomarinimicrobiota bacterium, the proteins below share one genomic window:
- a CDS encoding glycosyltransferase, with protein sequence MNENHMVSRKLMPKVLMITYYWPPAGGPGVQRLVKWVHLLPEYGWEPLVLTVKHGDYPALDPGLVREIPQNLKVFYTKTVEPFGLYKRMTGKGKEDKIPTYVLSRNDNESLSQKFSRWIRANFFIPDARRGWNPFLKRAGRRIILREKPDVILSSSPPHSLQIATGKLARLFRLPWIVDLRDPWTEAFWEKDLSRTVLSEWLNRRYERQVLKKATAVITVSPGLVDMFKQKAENHYHVIHNGFTCLNGPAEASSSFTILYAGTLSKFQDPGPLLEALLLLPDKLLKMMKLRFIGKVYDAHKVQIEHTSPVPATFEPYMPHDKMMEEARSAALLLKIQAQSGYSDKSIGAKMYDYLAMRKPILVIGGKRGVIESMVAGTGSGEVFSEQDVPGIADFLTRWIQIFEKEPVISLPVVESLNQYKTPENVRNLSEIMYKVTQRG encoded by the coding sequence TTGAACGAAAACCACATGGTGAGCCGGAAACTCATGCCTAAAGTCCTGATGATTACATATTACTGGCCGCCAGCTGGTGGACCGGGTGTGCAGCGCCTGGTGAAATGGGTGCACCTTTTACCTGAATACGGATGGGAACCTCTTGTACTCACGGTGAAACATGGTGATTATCCTGCCTTAGATCCGGGACTTGTCCGGGAAATTCCACAAAACTTAAAGGTTTTCTACACGAAAACCGTAGAACCTTTTGGTCTGTACAAACGGATGACAGGAAAGGGAAAAGAGGATAAGATTCCGACCTATGTGCTCAGCCGGAATGATAATGAATCGCTGAGTCAGAAATTTTCCCGATGGATACGGGCCAACTTTTTTATTCCCGATGCCCGGAGAGGGTGGAATCCTTTTTTAAAACGAGCAGGACGCCGGATAATCCTCCGGGAAAAACCGGATGTGATTCTCAGTTCATCACCCCCTCACAGCCTCCAAATTGCTACGGGAAAACTGGCACGGCTCTTCAGACTCCCCTGGATTGTGGATTTACGGGATCCATGGACGGAAGCATTTTGGGAAAAAGATCTGAGCCGGACAGTCCTTTCCGAATGGCTGAATCGCCGCTATGAAAGGCAGGTTCTGAAAAAAGCAACGGCCGTGATTACGGTGAGTCCCGGCCTGGTGGATATGTTTAAACAAAAAGCTGAAAACCACTATCATGTGATCCATAATGGATTTACATGCTTGAATGGGCCGGCGGAAGCCTCTTCTTCTTTTACGATTTTGTATGCAGGCACCCTGAGTAAATTTCAGGATCCTGGTCCTTTGCTGGAAGCTCTCCTTCTGCTGCCGGATAAGTTATTGAAAATGATGAAATTACGGTTTATCGGAAAGGTTTATGACGCCCATAAGGTACAGATTGAGCACACCTCACCGGTTCCGGCAACCTTTGAACCGTATATGCCCCATGACAAGATGATGGAAGAAGCCCGTTCGGCGGCTTTGCTCCTGAAAATCCAGGCACAGAGCGGTTATTCCGACAAGAGCATCGGGGCGAAAATGTACGATTACCTTGCCATGCGAAAACCGATTCTCGTGATCGGAGGTAAAAGAGGCGTCATTGAATCCATGGTGGCCGGGACCGGAAGCGGTGAGGTCTTTTCAGAACAGGATGTGCCAGGTATTGCAGACTTTTTAACCCGGTGGATACAAATTTTTGAGAAAGAACCCGTCATTTCTCTTCCCGTTGTGGAATCCCTGAACCAATATAAAACCCCGGAAAATGTCCGCAATTTGTCTGAGATCATGTATAAGGTGACTCAGCGTGGCTAA